Proteins found in one Pseudarthrobacter chlorophenolicus A6 genomic segment:
- a CDS encoding toll/interleukin-1 receptor domain-containing protein: MKTQLLEELGTFEWDSNRINVLLREFKLEPFTGQFDDPSLAEIVADVTDEMLTELYALVMGIDVDAVADIVESATDDGPWKPNYARVFLSHSAKHRKFVGEVADELALIGIHGFVAHDTMAFSKPWQSQIEQALRSMQAFVAIIHPEFNTSPWCQQEVGWARGRRVPFYAIRYGVDPAGFIGRDQWPSAAGQSPAEVAAVISSWTASLPELGAAVIEGLFESLRTAPSFIDAGTAAKRITSLGALTNEQWARLDSIFWSNNQIYGGALPSNALQPFYREHQRPWPPAKPMALNS, translated from the coding sequence ATGAAGACCCAGCTCCTTGAAGAGTTGGGAACATTTGAATGGGACTCGAATCGAATCAACGTTCTACTGCGCGAATTCAAACTAGAACCGTTCACCGGTCAGTTCGATGATCCCTCGCTGGCGGAAATCGTCGCCGACGTAACCGACGAGATGCTAACCGAGCTGTATGCCCTTGTCATGGGTATCGACGTGGATGCGGTGGCTGACATCGTGGAATCCGCAACAGACGATGGGCCTTGGAAGCCGAACTATGCTCGTGTCTTCCTTTCTCATTCTGCGAAACATCGAAAGTTCGTAGGGGAGGTTGCTGACGAACTTGCTCTCATTGGAATTCACGGTTTTGTGGCTCACGACACCATGGCTTTCAGTAAGCCCTGGCAGTCACAAATCGAACAGGCCCTTCGCTCGATGCAAGCGTTCGTTGCCATCATCCACCCTGAGTTCAACACCAGCCCTTGGTGCCAGCAAGAGGTTGGTTGGGCACGAGGCAGAAGAGTCCCCTTTTATGCGATTCGCTACGGGGTCGACCCTGCCGGGTTTATCGGTCGAGATCAGTGGCCAAGCGCTGCAGGCCAAAGCCCAGCGGAAGTGGCCGCCGTCATCAGCAGCTGGACAGCTTCACTGCCCGAACTCGGCGCAGCCGTCATTGAAGGGCTTTTCGAGTCGCTGCGAACTGCTCCTAGTTTCATTGATGCTGGCACGGCTGCAAAGAGGATTACCTCACTAGGAGCCCTCACGAATGAACAGTGGGCTCGACTCGATTCCATCTTCTGGAGCAACAATCAGATCTACGGCGGCGCACTGCCCTCGAACGCGCTCCAACCCTTCTATAGAGAGCATCAGCGGCCATGGCCTCCCGCGAAGCCCATGGCGCTCAATAGTTGA
- a CDS encoding heavy metal-responsive transcriptional regulator, with product MRIGEAAAAAGMTTKTLRFYEDRGLLPPAHRATNGYRDYGGEAITRLEFIRRGRAAGLTLAQISDILTVRDHGTAPCTHVRDLLARQLADLDAQIAELTALRAAVAEFHDTAAAGDPRKCDPDQICSYL from the coding sequence ATGCGTATCGGTGAGGCCGCAGCGGCTGCAGGCATGACCACCAAGACCCTTCGGTTCTACGAGGACCGGGGACTTCTCCCGCCCGCCCATCGCGCTACCAACGGATACCGCGACTACGGCGGCGAAGCCATCACGCGGCTTGAATTCATCCGCAGGGGCCGCGCCGCGGGCCTAACCCTGGCCCAGATCAGTGACATCCTCACCGTCCGTGACCATGGCACCGCCCCCTGCACCCATGTCAGGGATCTGCTCGCCCGGCAACTCGCTGACCTCGACGCCCAGATCGCCGAACTTACCGCCCTCCGCGCAGCAGTCGCGGAATTCCACGACACCGCGGCCGCCGGCGACCCCAGGAAATGTGATCCCGACCAAATCTGCAGCTATCTTTAA
- a CDS encoding IS3-like element ISAcl2 family transposase (programmed frameshift): protein MPTAYGAEFRQDVIDVARKGEAPLAQIAKDFGLSVTTLKRWIAIAERKDSGTSPAAAESAEVRELKKRNRLLEQENEILRRAAAYLARDINPKMIYPLVTDLAADGVPVAVTCRVLGFSKQGYYRWKANPVTERDWIDAHLVNAALDIHSDDPAFGYRFIADELPEKGITAGENRVQRLCRDHGIWSVFSKKRGLNRKPGPPVHDDLVERDFTAAAPNELWLTDITEHPTEEGKLYLCAVKDVYSGRIVGYSMDARMKSSLAVAALENAVQARRPERTVVHSDRGSQFRSRRFVESLRRHGLTGSMGRVGACADNAAMESFFSLLQKNVLDRQRWLTRQDLRLAITTWIERTYHRRRRQRRLGKLTPIEYETINRTALTAA, encoded by the exons ATGCCCACGGCTTATGGGGCGGAGTTCCGCCAGGATGTTATTGATGTGGCCCGCAAGGGCGAGGCGCCGCTGGCGCAGATTGCGAAGGATTTTGGGCTTTCGGTCACGACGTTGAAGCGCTGGATCGCTATCGCTGAGCGTAAGGACTCCGGGACCAGCCCAGCGGCGGCGGAGTCGGCTGAGGTGCGGGAGTTGAAGAAGCGGAACCGCCTGTTGGAGCAGGAGAACGAGATTCTGCGCCGGGCGGCTGCCTATCTGGCCAGGGACATCAACCCAA AAATGATCTACCCGCTGGTCACGGATCTTGCCGCCGACGGTGTTCCCGTGGCGGTGACCTGCAGGGTGTTGGGATTTAGCAAGCAAGGCTATTACCGCTGGAAGGCGAACCCGGTGACGGAACGGGACTGGATCGATGCGCACCTGGTCAACGCCGCCCTTGACATCCACTCCGACGATCCGGCGTTCGGGTACCGGTTCATCGCCGACGAGCTCCCGGAGAAGGGCATCACCGCGGGCGAGAACAGGGTCCAGCGCTTATGCAGGGACCACGGCATCTGGTCAGTGTTCTCGAAGAAACGGGGTCTGAACCGGAAACCGGGGCCACCGGTCCACGACGACCTGGTCGAGCGGGATTTCACCGCCGCGGCGCCGAACGAACTGTGGCTGACAGACATCACCGAGCACCCCACCGAAGAAGGGAAGCTCTACCTCTGCGCGGTGAAGGACGTCTACTCCGGCAGGATCGTCGGCTACTCAATGGACGCCCGGATGAAGTCCTCTCTTGCCGTCGCTGCCCTGGAGAACGCGGTGCAGGCACGAAGACCGGAAAGAACGGTGGTCCACTCCGACCGTGGGTCGCAGTTCCGGTCACGCCGGTTCGTTGAATCGCTCCGTCGCCACGGGCTCACCGGATCGATGGGCAGGGTCGGTGCGTGCGCGGACAACGCCGCGATGGAGTCCTTCTTCTCGCTGCTGCAGAAGAACGTCCTGGACCGTCAGCGATGGCTCACCAGACAGGACCTCCGGCTGGCCATCACAACCTGGATCGAGAGAACCTACCACCGCCGGCGACGGCAAAGACGGCTGGGCAAACTCACGCCCATCGAATATGAAACAATCAACCGGACCGCGCTCACAGCGGCCTAA